In Micromonospora sp. WMMA1363, a genomic segment contains:
- a CDS encoding acyl-CoA thioesterase II encodes MSAAETVVGQAAVDKLLEVLDLTITGEMAFRGTSPQIGLQRVFGGQVAGQALVAAGRTVDPERVVHSLHGYFVRPGDPAESIEYQVENVRDGLSFSVRRSVAFQHDKPIFFMSASFQRVEEGLDHQAPAPPDVPGPEEVPRMIDRLARYPERLGIWGQIPRPIDVRYVGEPGWVRPGDRPADPYQRVWMRIDGKLPDDPLLHACALTYASDLTLLDSVLSVHGEVWGPGGVAGASLDHALWFHRPFRADEWFLYDCWSPSASGARGLATGRMFTRDGRQIASAVQEGLVRRVGT; translated from the coding sequence GTGAGCGCGGCGGAGACCGTCGTCGGCCAGGCCGCTGTCGACAAGCTGCTGGAGGTCCTGGACCTCACCATCACCGGCGAGATGGCCTTTCGGGGGACGAGCCCGCAGATCGGACTACAGCGGGTGTTCGGCGGACAGGTGGCCGGTCAGGCCCTGGTCGCCGCCGGCCGGACAGTGGACCCGGAGCGCGTCGTGCACTCGCTGCACGGTTACTTCGTCCGTCCCGGCGACCCGGCCGAGTCGATCGAGTACCAGGTGGAGAATGTGCGCGACGGACTGTCCTTCTCGGTACGCCGCTCGGTCGCGTTCCAGCACGACAAGCCGATCTTCTTCATGTCCGCGTCGTTCCAGCGCGTGGAGGAGGGGCTGGACCACCAAGCGCCGGCCCCGCCGGACGTGCCAGGGCCGGAGGAGGTGCCGAGGATGATCGATCGGCTCGCCCGCTACCCCGAGCGGCTCGGTATCTGGGGGCAGATCCCGCGTCCGATCGACGTCCGCTATGTCGGCGAGCCGGGCTGGGTTCGCCCTGGTGACCGCCCTGCCGACCCGTACCAGCGAGTGTGGATGCGGATCGACGGCAAGCTGCCCGACGATCCGCTGCTGCACGCCTGCGCACTGACGTACGCCTCCGATCTGACCCTGCTGGACTCGGTGCTGTCGGTGCACGGCGAGGTCTGGGGCCCCGGCGGCGTGGCGGGCGCGAGCCTCGACCACGCACTGTGGTTTCACCGGCCGTTCCGCGCCGACGAGTGGTTCCTGTACGACTGCTGGAGCCCGTCGGCCTCCGGCGCGCGGGGGCTGGCGACCGGCCGGATGTTCACCCGGGACGGGCGGCAGATCGCCAGCGCCGTTCAGGAGGGGCTGGTGCGGCGCGTCGGCACCTGA
- the pyk gene encoding pyruvate kinase, whose amino-acid sequence MGVTRRAKIVCTLGPATSSPERIRGLVEAGMNVARLNFSHGSHADHEAVLRLVREAAEAAGHPVAVLADLQGPKIRLGRFADGPHEWRTGDSVVITGDDVVGTKDRVSCTYRKLPHEVKPGDRLLIDDGRVAVEATDVTGNDIRCLVTEGGPVSNNKGVSLPNVAVSVPALSDKDAEDLRFALGLGVDLVALSFVRSADDIKLVHAIMAEEGVHRPVLAKVEKPEAVDQLEAIVLAFDGVMVARGDLGVELPLDQVPLVQKRAVQLCRENAKPVIVATQMLDSMIENSRPTRAEASDVANAVLDGADAVMLSGETSVGKYPVLTVSTMAKIVTTTESGSIGVPRLQHDPRTHGGALTIAASSIARAIGAKALVAFSQTGDTVRRLSRLHCDLPLLAFTPVPEVRNQLALSWGVQTFLMPFVEHTDDMFRQVDEALLGLGRANPGDHVVIVAGSPPGTPGSTNTLRVHQLGSLVDVASARSLR is encoded by the coding sequence ATGGGCGTGACACGCCGCGCGAAGATCGTCTGCACACTTGGTCCCGCTACCTCCTCACCCGAGCGCATCCGGGGGCTCGTCGAGGCGGGCATGAACGTGGCGAGACTCAACTTCAGTCACGGTAGCCACGCCGACCACGAGGCGGTCCTCCGCCTCGTCCGGGAGGCGGCCGAGGCGGCCGGCCACCCGGTCGCCGTCCTCGCCGATCTGCAGGGCCCGAAGATCCGGCTCGGTCGTTTCGCCGACGGTCCGCACGAGTGGCGTACCGGCGACTCCGTGGTGATCACCGGCGACGACGTCGTCGGCACCAAGGACCGGGTCTCCTGCACCTACCGCAAGCTGCCGCACGAGGTGAAGCCCGGCGACCGGCTGCTGATCGACGACGGTCGGGTCGCGGTCGAGGCCACCGACGTCACCGGCAACGACATCCGCTGCCTGGTCACCGAGGGCGGCCCGGTCTCCAACAACAAGGGCGTGTCGCTACCGAACGTGGCGGTCAGCGTCCCCGCGCTGTCCGACAAGGATGCCGAGGACCTGCGATTCGCCCTCGGTCTCGGCGTCGACCTGGTGGCTCTGTCCTTCGTCCGCTCCGCCGACGACATCAAGTTGGTCCACGCCATCATGGCCGAGGAGGGCGTGCACCGGCCGGTCCTGGCCAAGGTCGAGAAGCCGGAGGCGGTCGACCAGCTCGAGGCGATCGTGCTGGCGTTCGACGGCGTCATGGTGGCCCGCGGTGATCTCGGCGTGGAGCTGCCGCTGGATCAGGTCCCCCTGGTGCAGAAGCGCGCGGTGCAGCTCTGCCGGGAGAACGCCAAGCCGGTCATCGTGGCCACGCAGATGCTCGACTCGATGATCGAGAATTCGCGGCCGACCCGCGCCGAGGCCTCCGACGTGGCCAACGCGGTCCTCGACGGCGCCGACGCGGTGATGCTCTCCGGCGAGACCAGCGTTGGCAAGTACCCGGTGCTGACCGTCAGCACCATGGCCAAGATCGTCACTACCACCGAGTCCGGCTCGATCGGGGTGCCCCGGCTCCAGCACGACCCGCGGACGCACGGTGGTGCGCTCACCATCGCCGCCTCGTCGATCGCTCGGGCCATCGGCGCCAAGGCCCTGGTCGCGTTCTCGCAGACCGGCGACACCGTTCGCCGGCTGTCCCGGCTGCACTGCGACCTGCCGTTGCTCGCCTTCACCCCGGTGCCGGAGGTGCGCAACCAACTCGCGCTCTCCTGGGGCGTCCAGACCTTCCTGATGCCGTTCGTCGAGCACACCGACGACATGTTCCGGCAGGTCGACGAGGCGCTGCTCGGCCTGGGCAGGGCCAACCCCGGTGACCACGTCGTGATCGTCGCCGGCAGTCCGCCCGGCACCCCCGGCTCGACCAACACGCTGCGCGTGCACCAGCTGGGTTCGCTGGTCGATGTCGCGTCCGCGCGGTCGCTGCGGTGA
- a CDS encoding aldo/keto reductase codes for MANDGGTPPAKASGTYRIGGDLQVDRLGYGAMQITGPGVWGDPKDPAEAVRVLRRAIDLGVTFIDTADSYGPFVSEMLIRQALHPYADDLVIATKAGLTRPGPSDWRPVGRPEYLRQQCELSLRHLGLDCIPLYQLHRVDPTVPLADQLGELALLRQEGKVRHIGLSEVTVEQIEAARAITPIVSVQNLYNLTDRGAEDVLDHCERNDLAFIPWFPIATGDLARPGGPLDAVSTEHGATPAQLAVAWLLRRSPVMLPIPGTSSVAHLEENVAAALVRLTDDEFATLAKATLAKAT; via the coding sequence ATGGCGAACGACGGGGGCACACCACCCGCGAAGGCCTCCGGCACGTACCGGATCGGCGGCGATCTCCAAGTCGACCGGCTCGGCTACGGAGCCATGCAGATCACCGGCCCCGGAGTCTGGGGCGATCCGAAGGATCCGGCCGAGGCGGTCCGTGTCCTACGCCGGGCCATCGACCTCGGAGTGACCTTCATCGACACCGCCGACTCGTACGGCCCGTTCGTCAGCGAGATGCTGATCCGGCAGGCCCTGCACCCGTACGCCGACGACCTGGTCATCGCGACCAAGGCCGGGCTGACCCGCCCGGGTCCGAGCGACTGGCGGCCGGTCGGCCGCCCGGAGTACCTGCGCCAACAGTGCGAGCTGAGCCTTCGCCACCTCGGCCTGGACTGCATCCCGCTCTACCAGCTACACCGGGTCGACCCGACGGTACCGCTGGCGGACCAGCTCGGCGAGTTGGCGCTGCTCAGGCAGGAGGGCAAGGTCCGGCACATCGGCCTGTCCGAGGTGACCGTCGAGCAGATCGAGGCCGCCCGCGCGATCACCCCGATCGTCAGCGTGCAGAACCTCTACAACCTGACCGACCGCGGTGCCGAGGACGTGCTCGACCACTGCGAGCGCAACGACCTCGCGTTCATCCCGTGGTTCCCGATCGCCACCGGCGACCTGGCGCGCCCCGGCGGCCCGCTGGACGCCGTCAGCACCGAGCACGGCGCGACCCCCGCGCAGCTCGCCGTGGCCTGGCTGTTGCGCCGGTCGCCGGTGATGCTCCCGATCCCGGGCACGTCCTCGGTGGCGCATCTGGAGGAGAACGTCGCGGCGGCCCTGGTGCGGCTCACCGACGACGAGTTCGCGACCCTGGCCAAGGCGACCCTCGCCAAGGCGACCTGA
- a CDS encoding alpha/beta fold hydrolase — protein MLLRKTAAVLATALAAALAVPAAATAAPAGEVAVPDRSVGVAVANPVIIVGGTSGFAFAYEPLAARLRGDGFRTFIYELPGLGFGDIPTSARDFAGYVDQVRAVTGATAVDVVGHSQGGLVARYYLKRLGGTGAIGRYVSLGAPQYGTYLANILAFLGLGSCAGVVACQQMAIGSDFLADLNAGDDTPGAVRYTTVRTWQDEAVRPVGNAALADGATNVLIQAWCPLRLVGHLGLALDGTTYTVIRQALRDSAIRPNCFAV, from the coding sequence ATGCTGCTCCGAAAGACCGCTGCCGTGCTCGCCACCGCACTCGCCGCGGCGCTCGCCGTCCCGGCGGCCGCCACCGCGGCGCCCGCCGGTGAGGTCGCCGTGCCCGACCGATCCGTGGGCGTCGCCGTCGCCAACCCGGTGATCATCGTCGGTGGCACGAGTGGCTTCGCGTTCGCCTACGAGCCGCTCGCCGCCCGCCTGCGTGGCGACGGCTTCCGAACCTTCATCTACGAACTGCCGGGGCTCGGCTTCGGCGACATCCCGACCTCCGCCCGCGACTTCGCCGGGTACGTCGACCAGGTCCGCGCCGTTACCGGGGCGACGGCGGTGGACGTCGTGGGCCACTCGCAGGGCGGCCTGGTGGCCCGCTACTACCTGAAGCGGCTGGGCGGCACCGGTGCCATCGGCCGGTACGTCAGCCTCGGAGCCCCGCAGTACGGGACGTACCTGGCGAACATCCTCGCCTTTCTCGGGCTCGGCAGCTGCGCGGGGGTGGTCGCCTGTCAGCAGATGGCGATCGGCTCGGACTTTCTCGCCGACCTCAACGCGGGTGACGACACTCCCGGCGCGGTCCGGTACACGACGGTGCGCACCTGGCAGGACGAAGCGGTCCGTCCGGTGGGTAACGCGGCGTTGGCCGACGGCGCGACCAACGTGCTGATCCAGGCGTGGTGCCCGCTGCGACTGGTCGGGCACCTCGGGCTCGCGCTGGACGGCACCACCTACACGGTGATCCGGCAGGCGCTGCGCGACTCGGCCATCCGACCCAACTGCTTCGCGGTGTAG
- a CDS encoding IS1380 family transposase, producing MKKIPGLAGRVRVGAPDASLTPVSGVVAVAELVGRLGVTAALDDAVGRIKQRDRGLSGGEFLVAVAQAQMCGAQFWVGLDRRRADTAGEALSAVPTPAASTAVELASRFGPAQVAGIEEGIGEIACRVVGLLPAARRAVLRTGGATIDLDGTDVEVYGAKKEGIAYSYKGARAGRPHVATWAEAGVVTAADLLAGDEDPRPGAGSLIERSVATLNAAGVTARPKVRGDVGYFAKDIAQAAVEAGCDFSLGVTRNPAVWRAAAAIPDDAWRKAERMKGAQVAVCDYAPAGWPPATMTVVRRVKVHATDISADPRARRRRTIPKAQLTLALDGLVGHVYAYSFIATNLDVSTPAKTVAVEAWHRMRTDIEDRIRDAKHGAALRHLPSGSRAANTVWMWGALLAVNLSAWLQELAGLDDGDGRGRNHLGTLRHRLITVPARLVRHARQVTLRLPPRQQLLAQVLARLRRLPIWT from the coding sequence GTGAAGAAGATACCTGGTTTGGCAGGTCGTGTCCGTGTTGGCGCACCGGACGCGTCGCTGACGCCGGTCTCGGGTGTGGTGGCGGTGGCCGAGTTGGTCGGCCGGCTGGGCGTGACCGCCGCGCTGGACGACGCCGTGGGCCGAATCAAGCAGCGGGATCGAGGATTGTCCGGCGGAGAGTTCCTGGTCGCGGTGGCGCAGGCGCAGATGTGCGGCGCGCAGTTTTGGGTGGGTCTGGATCGCCGCCGCGCCGATACGGCGGGTGAGGCGTTGTCCGCGGTGCCCACGCCGGCGGCGAGCACCGCGGTGGAGTTGGCGTCTCGGTTCGGTCCGGCGCAGGTGGCTGGTATCGAGGAAGGCATCGGGGAGATCGCCTGCCGGGTTGTCGGTTTGCTGCCGGCCGCCCGGCGGGCGGTGCTGCGCACCGGTGGGGCCACCATCGACCTGGACGGCACCGACGTCGAGGTGTACGGGGCCAAGAAGGAAGGGATCGCCTACAGCTACAAGGGCGCCCGGGCCGGGCGCCCGCACGTGGCCACGTGGGCGGAGGCCGGGGTGGTGACCGCCGCGGACCTCCTCGCCGGTGATGAAGACCCCCGCCCGGGAGCGGGCTCGCTGATCGAACGCAGCGTGGCCACCCTCAACGCGGCCGGGGTCACCGCCCGGCCGAAGGTCCGCGGCGATGTGGGCTACTTCGCCAAGGACATCGCGCAGGCCGCGGTGGAGGCCGGCTGCGACTTTTCCCTCGGAGTGACCCGCAACCCCGCGGTCTGGCGAGCCGCGGCCGCGATCCCCGACGATGCATGGCGCAAAGCCGAACGGATGAAAGGCGCCCAGGTCGCCGTGTGCGACTACGCACCGGCCGGCTGGCCACCCGCCACCATGACCGTGGTGCGGCGGGTCAAGGTCCACGCTACCGATATCTCGGCCGACCCACGCGCCCGCCGCCGGCGCACCATCCCCAAAGCTCAACTCACGCTCGCCCTGGACGGCCTGGTCGGGCACGTGTACGCGTACTCGTTCATCGCCACCAACCTGGATGTGTCCACCCCGGCGAAGACGGTCGCGGTGGAGGCCTGGCACCGGATGCGCACCGACATCGAAGATCGCATCCGGGATGCCAAGCACGGCGCCGCGCTGCGGCACCTGCCCTCCGGCAGCCGGGCGGCCAACACGGTGTGGATGTGGGGGGCGCTGCTGGCCGTCAACCTGTCCGCCTGGCTGCAGGAACTGGCCGGCCTCGACGACGGCGACGGACGAGGCCGCAACCACCTCGGCACCCTGCGCCACCGGCTGATCACCGTGCCCGCCCGGCTGGTCCGCCACGCCCGGCAGGTCACCCTACGGCTACCCCCGAGGCAACAGTTACTGGCTCAGGTCCTGGCCCGGCTCCGCCGGCTACCCATCTGGACCTGA
- a CDS encoding FtsK/SpoIIIE domain-containing protein produces MGRLTSAYGRAVAAHRAARAHLDTARRAAAPAPAAPAAPAGVADLLARLARLGDTLATPTPGAAPLVAGPAPVRLGDAAEPDGAFPVVVPLGSGHHLAVDVDARDPRVAGLLRAVVLRLLATAPPAGVRVAGLDTAALGATFGPLRPLLDAGVLDPPATTEAEVTAVLDAAEAHARAARAADRADQELLLVVAASLPPPREAARLAALTHAGPAAAVCVLLAGSAQAPTLGATTTVRMTGEHAHVGDPPGAAFSADGSGLAVPVRLDGDPPAASVAALAEHLGAAVRQGAALRFADLLPERRWVGSSASGLRTQLGWAGRDPVTVAFDDATPHWLVGGRTGAGKTVFLLDVLYGLAARYSPAELQLYLLDFKEGVSFTEFVPTGRDPSWLPHARAVGIESDREYGVAVLRELRRELHLRAGTFKRHGVTKLADLPRESPLPRIVTVVDEFHVLLTGNDAIARESVDLLEELARKGRSYGVHLVLASQSTTGIEALYGRAEAIFGQFALRAALPGGSGVLDPRNDAAATLPVGSAVLNTAAGAPGADTVVRFPDAHAAAADLAQLRHELWRARPAGARPPSVFKGYDTARLEDDPTFTGLRPGGRRPLALVGRTVDVAGTSALFLLDATPGRHLAVLGTAATGAEVLRAATLSLARQHAPGTARFLLAPLVAAADPAAEDTAAVLAAAGHPVDRVDAPALRDRITELAAASTDGGGASSGARTYLVGFGMDAASTVLGSTDPATFRSGHDELRQLLRQGPAQGVHLLGWWRGLRRLADDLGGTQNRDDVTCLVALNVPGADLGLHLGVPDLSYQPRADRALLVDRHDQRTRLIVPFARDGQPADDDGEG; encoded by the coding sequence GTGGGCAGACTCACGTCGGCGTACGGTCGGGCGGTCGCGGCGCACCGCGCGGCCCGCGCGCACCTCGACACCGCCCGTCGTGCCGCGGCCCCCGCCCCGGCCGCCCCGGCCGCCCCGGCCGGCGTCGCCGACCTGCTCGCCCGGCTCGCGCGGCTCGGCGACACACTGGCCACCCCGACCCCCGGCGCCGCCCCGCTCGTCGCCGGCCCGGCGCCGGTACGGCTCGGGGACGCGGCCGAGCCGGACGGTGCCTTCCCGGTTGTCGTCCCGTTGGGCAGCGGCCACCACCTCGCGGTCGACGTCGACGCCCGCGACCCGCGTGTCGCCGGGCTGCTGCGCGCCGTCGTGCTCCGCCTGCTGGCCACCGCCCCGCCCGCCGGGGTTCGGGTGGCCGGTCTCGACACGGCCGCGCTCGGCGCCACCTTCGGGCCGTTGCGCCCGCTGCTCGACGCCGGCGTGCTCGACCCGCCGGCGACCACCGAGGCCGAGGTCACCGCGGTGCTCGACGCCGCCGAGGCGCATGCCCGGGCGGCCCGCGCCGCCGACCGGGCGGACCAGGAGCTGCTGCTGGTGGTTGCCGCGTCCCTGCCACCGCCCCGCGAGGCGGCCCGGCTCGCCGCGCTCACCCACGCCGGACCGGCCGCCGCGGTGTGCGTCCTGCTCGCCGGGAGTGCGCAGGCACCGACGCTGGGTGCCACCACCACCGTCCGGATGACCGGGGAGCACGCCCACGTCGGAGATCCGCCCGGCGCGGCGTTCAGCGCCGACGGCAGTGGCCTGGCCGTACCCGTTCGCCTCGACGGCGACCCGCCGGCCGCGTCGGTGGCCGCCCTCGCCGAGCACCTGGGCGCCGCCGTCCGGCAGGGCGCCGCGCTGCGCTTCGCGGATCTGCTGCCCGAGCGGCGCTGGGTCGGGTCGTCCGCGTCCGGACTGCGTACCCAGCTGGGCTGGGCCGGCCGGGACCCGGTCACCGTGGCCTTCGACGACGCCACCCCGCACTGGTTGGTGGGCGGGCGCACCGGCGCCGGCAAGACGGTCTTCCTGCTCGACGTGCTCTACGGGCTGGCCGCCCGCTACTCCCCGGCGGAACTGCAGCTCTACCTGCTCGACTTCAAGGAGGGGGTGAGCTTCACCGAGTTCGTTCCCACCGGACGGGACCCGTCGTGGCTGCCGCACGCGCGGGCAGTCGGCATCGAGTCCGACCGGGAGTACGGCGTGGCGGTGCTCCGCGAACTGCGCCGGGAGCTGCACCTTCGGGCCGGCACGTTCAAGCGGCACGGCGTCACCAAGCTCGCCGACCTGCCCCGTGAGTCGCCCCTGCCCCGGATCGTCACCGTGGTCGACGAGTTCCATGTGCTGCTCACCGGCAACGACGCCATCGCCCGCGAGTCGGTCGACCTGCTGGAGGAACTGGCCCGCAAGGGCCGCTCGTACGGCGTGCACCTGGTGCTGGCCAGCCAGAGCACGACCGGCATCGAGGCGCTCTACGGCCGGGCCGAGGCGATCTTCGGTCAGTTCGCGCTCCGGGCGGCGCTGCCCGGGGGGAGTGGCGTGCTTGACCCGCGCAACGACGCAGCGGCCACCCTGCCGGTCGGGTCGGCCGTGCTGAACACTGCCGCCGGGGCGCCCGGCGCCGACACCGTCGTGCGCTTCCCCGACGCCCACGCCGCCGCCGCTGACCTGGCCCAGCTGCGCCACGAGCTGTGGCGGGCCCGCCCCGCCGGCGCACGGCCCCCGTCGGTGTTCAAGGGGTACGACACCGCACGGCTGGAGGACGATCCCACCTTCACCGGGCTGCGCCCCGGTGGCCGGAGACCCCTCGCCCTGGTCGGCCGCACGGTCGACGTGGCCGGCACCTCCGCGCTGTTCCTGTTGGACGCCACGCCCGGCCGCCACCTCGCTGTCCTCGGCACCGCCGCCACCGGCGCCGAGGTGTTGCGCGCGGCAACCCTGAGCCTGGCCCGCCAGCACGCCCCGGGCACCGCGCGGTTCCTGCTCGCCCCGCTGGTCGCCGCCGCCGATCCGGCCGCCGAGGACACCGCCGCCGTGCTCGCCGCCGCCGGTCATCCGGTCGACCGTGTCGACGCACCCGCCCTGCGGGACCGGATCACCGAGCTGGCGGCAGCGTCGACCGACGGCGGCGGCGCGTCGTCCGGCGCCCGCACCTACCTTGTGGGGTTCGGGATGGACGCCGCCAGCACCGTGCTCGGCAGCACCGACCCGGCGACCTTCCGCAGCGGGCACGACGAGCTGCGGCAGCTGCTGCGACAGGGACCCGCGCAGGGGGTGCACCTGCTCGGCTGGTGGCGCGGGCTGCGTCGGCTCGCCGACGACCTGGGCGGCACGCAGAATCGCGACGACGTGACCTGCCTGGTCGCGCTGAACGTGCCCGGCGCCGACCTCGGGCTGCACCTGGGTGTGCCTGACCTGAGCTACCAGCCGCGCGCTGACCGGGCGTTGCTGGTCGACCGGCACGACCAGCGCACCCGGCTGATCGTGCCGTTCGCGCGGGACGGTCAGCCCGCCGACGACGACGGGGAGGGCTGA
- a CDS encoding SGNH/GDSL hydrolase family protein: MPHRPLARALAALVTVLTAVAGAVLVPGTAQAATINYVALGDSYSSGVGAGPYDWSGCLRSQKSYAPLWAAANSVTSFAFPACGGAVTGDVINSQVDALSTSTTLVTITIGGNDAGFVDVMITCRFGSTSSCTNAVNNAKSFATTTLPGRLDATYAAIRTRAPNARLIVLGYPRLFETTYCGLFAMSTYKRTLLNEAADVLAAVIADRATAAGATFADTRPYFAGHGVCASDPWIWDVTRVIEAYHPDADGYRHGYLPALNAVTS; this comes from the coding sequence ATGCCACACCGTCCGCTGGCCCGCGCCCTGGCCGCGCTGGTCACCGTCCTCACCGCCGTCGCCGGCGCGGTGCTCGTCCCCGGCACCGCGCAGGCCGCGACAATCAACTACGTCGCGCTCGGCGACTCGTACTCCTCCGGCGTCGGCGCTGGTCCCTACGACTGGTCCGGCTGCCTGCGCAGCCAGAAGTCGTACGCCCCGCTGTGGGCCGCCGCCAACTCGGTGACCAGCTTCGCCTTCCCGGCCTGCGGCGGTGCGGTCACCGGCGACGTCATCAACAGCCAGGTGGACGCGCTGAGCACCAGCACCACTCTGGTGACCATCACGATCGGCGGTAACGACGCCGGCTTCGTCGACGTGATGATCACCTGTAGGTTCGGCAGTACGTCGAGCTGCACCAACGCCGTCAACAACGCCAAGTCGTTCGCCACCACCACCCTGCCGGGGCGGCTGGACGCGACGTACGCGGCGATCCGCACCCGCGCGCCGAACGCCCGCTTGATCGTGCTGGGCTACCCGCGCCTGTTCGAGACCACCTACTGCGGACTGTTCGCGATGAGCACCTACAAGCGGACCCTCCTCAACGAGGCCGCCGACGTGCTGGCCGCCGTCATCGCCGACCGCGCCACCGCCGCCGGGGCCACCTTCGCCGACACCCGCCCCTACTTCGCCGGCCACGGCGTCTGCGCTTCCGACCCGTGGATCTGGGACGTCACCCGGGTCATCGAGGCGTACCACCCGGACGCCGACGGCTACCGCCACGGCTACCTGCCGGCGCTGAACGCCGTCACCAGCTGA